Proteins from one Cryptomeria japonica chromosome 4, Sugi_1.0, whole genome shotgun sequence genomic window:
- the LOC131027785 gene encoding probable nucleoredoxin 1 codes for MAETDTQHSLTSLLCTEERDFLIRNNGEQVKIEDLEGKIVGLYFSAHWCPPCRAFTPILSGVYTKLVENGDFEIIFISEDKDEKSFEEYHKTMPWLALPFSDKQTKEKLDQEFDVEGIPTLIILDQKCKTISTDGVSIIGDYGAEAYPFTKERLGELKAEEEAIRLSQSLNSLLVSPDRDFVIGNGDKKVPIVELVGKTVCLYFSAHWCPPCRRFTPKLLQFYTDLKSRGEELEIVFISSDQDAESFQVYFGSMPWLALPYGDQKANYLERYFEIEGIPTLIVLGPDGKTLQTEAVELVMDHGVEVYPFTKEKLDELKAKEEAIRAAQTLESLLVSDERDFVITNSGGKVPVSELTGKTVGLYFSAHWCPPCRGFTPKLVQVYNKLKENGEAFEIVFLSSDKDQEAFEEYYASMPWLALPFGDKVKEDLSRYFSIKGIPSLVVVGPDGKTVRTDARNLLSVHGAKAYPFTDARLVELEKEMEVAAEKYPKEIQSDLHEHSLNLIQRKAYFCDGCQEEGSAWSFYCKECDFDLHPDCALKDNQSDENEKQQTQGKDFENVDKPAEVICEGDVCRRV; via the exons ATGGCTGAGACTGACACCCAACACAGCTTGACCTCTCTGCTCTGCACTGAAGAAAGAGATTTCTTGATCAGAAACAATGGAGAACAG GTTAAAATAGAGGATCTGGAAGGGAAAATAGTGGGTTTGTATTTTTCTGCCCACTGGTGTCCTCCATGCAGGGCATTCACTCCTATTCTTTCAGGAGTGTATACAAAGTTAGTGGAGAATGGGGATTTTGAGATCATCTTTATCTCTGAAGATAAAGACGAGAAATCATTTGAAGAGTATCACAAGACCATGCCATGGCTTGCCTTGCCATTTTCAGATAAGCAGACCAAAGAGAAACTTGATCAGGAATTTGATGTCGAAGGCATTCCCACCCTTATCATTTTAGACCAGAAGTGCAAAACTATCAGTACTGATGGTGTAAGTATCATTGGAGATTATGGTGCCGAGGCATATCCATTTACCAAAGAGAGGCTTGGTGAACTCAAAGCTGAGGAGGAGGCCATTAGGCTGTCACAGTCCTTGAATTCTCTTCTTGTCTCTCCTGACAGAGATTTTGTCATTGGCAATGGAGATAAAAAA GTGCCTATAGTGGAGCTAGTAGGCAAGACTGTTTGTCTCTACTTCTCAGCTCACTGGTGCCCTCCTTGTAGAAGGTTCACTCCAAAGCTTCTCCAATTCTACACTGATCTGAAGAGCAGAGGTGAGGAATTGGAGATTGTGTTTATCTCCAGTGACCAAGATGCAGAGTCCTTCCAAGTATATTTTGGAAGCATGCCATGGCTTGCTCTGCCTTATGGTGATCAAAAGGCGAATTATCTGGAGCGATACTTTGAAATTGAAGGCATCCCAACCTTGATTGTGCTTGGTCCAGATGGGAAAACATTACAAACAGAAGCAGTGGAACTGGTCATGGATCATGGTGTTGAAGTTTATCCATTTACAAAGGagaaattggatgaactcaaagccAAAGAGGAAGCTATTCGTGCTGCACAGACCTTGGAATCCCTGCTAGTCTCTGATGAGCGCGATTTTGTTATCACAAACAGTGGTGGAAAG GTGCCAGTTTCTGAGCTTACAGGCAAGACGGTTGGTTTATATTTTTCTGCTCATTGGTGCCCACCTTGCCGAGGATTCACACCAAAGCTTGTTCAAGTATACAATAAGCTCAAGGAAAATGGAGAAGCCTTTGAGATTGTTTTCCTCTCTAGTGACAAAGACCAAGAAGCCTTCGAAGAGTATTATGCAAGCATGCCATGGTTAGCTCTTCCATTTGGAGACAAAGTGAAGGAGGATCTAAGCCGGTACTTCAGCATTAAAGGAATTCCATCTTTGGTCGTAGTTGGCCCTGATGGAAAAACTGTGAGAACAGATGCCAGAAACCTTCTTTCTGTTCATGGAGCCAAGGCTTATCCCTTTACTGATGCCCGCCTGGTAGAGCTGGAGAAAGAAATGGAAGTAGCAGCAGAAAAATATCCGAAGGAAATACAGAGCGACCTGCATGAACATTCTCTGAATTTGATTCAGAGGAAGGCCTATTTCTGTGATGGGTGTCAGGAAGAAGGGAGTGCTTGGTCTTTCTACTGCAAAGAATGTGATTTTGATCTTCATCCAGATTGTGCTTTGAAGGATAACCAGTCTGATGAAAATGAGAAACAGCAGACACAAGGCAAGGATTTTGAAAATGTGGACAAGCCAGCAGAAGTGATCTGTGAAGGGGATGTTTGTCGAAGGGTTTAA